A section of the Humulus lupulus chromosome 2, drHumLupu1.1, whole genome shotgun sequence genome encodes:
- the LOC133817883 gene encoding ninja-family protein AFP3-like, with the protein MAQTEEGQNIASQQQYVSIPMNNFSTDLLQRLVARNHFSEKTQDQNEDSDEIELSLGLSLNGRFGVDPRAINKLSLKRSSSISDFTPQPAGVDATYRHMTQPAGCPAPLMRTCSLPMETEEEWRRRKELQMLRRMEAKRKRSVKQRNYKAARDRGRATTDENGSEEDRKGVNGIRQNQEQSLKIADELSSMAIPAWVAGGRGSGGLEMSGDKGDGVVVNGDLDKPKLPLQPSFQGSVTSHGSGSSGITESISPSGQGGMSKCPEVVSPPAAAAAAVQPLPQSEPKPAAIPRPITREKSSSHSTKPPFSNNGAKEMVRNVMEDMPCVSTTGVGPNGKRIEGFLYRYSKGEEVRIVCVCHGSFLSPAEFVKHAGGGDTDHPLKHIVVNPTSFL; encoded by the exons ATGGCGCAAACAGAAGAGGGTCAAAACATAGCAAGTCAGCAACAGTACGTTTCCATTCCAATGAACAATTTTTCTACAGATCTATTACAGAGACTCGTTGCAAGAAATCATTTCTCGGAAAAAACCCAAGACCAGAATGAGGATTCAGACGAGATTGAGCTAAGCCTTGGGCTTTCATTAAACGGTCGATTTGGGGTTGACCCAAGAGCCATAAACAAGCTCTCACTAAAACGCTCGTCTTCAATATCGGACTTCACACCACAGCCCGCCGGAGTAGACGCCACGTACCGTCACATGACTCAACCGGCGGGGTGCCCGGCCCCGCTTATGAGGACTTGTTCTCTTCCGATGGAGACAGAAGAAGAGTGGCGGAGGAGGAAGGAATTGCAGATGTTGAGGAGGATGGAGGCGAAGAGAAAGCGGTCCGTAAAGCAGAGAAACTATAAGGCAGCGAGAGATCGGGGCCGAGCAACGACGGATGAGAATGGCAGCGAGGAGGATAGGAAAGGCGTAAATGGGATACGTCAAAACCAAGAGCAGAGCTTGAAGATTGCGGATGAGTTATCGTCCATGGCGATTCCGGCATGGGTTGCCGGAGGCAGAGGGAGTGGTGGGCTGGAAATGAGTGGTGATAAAGGCGATGGCGTAGTTGTCAATGGAGACTTGGATAAGCCTAAGCTTCCACTTCAACCATCGTTTCAAGGGTCAGTTACTTCTCATGGGAGCGGTTCTTCAGGGATTACTGAATCTATTAGTCCCTCTGGTCAAG GAGGAATGAGCAAATGCCCAGAAGTAGTGAGccctcctgctgctgctgctgctgctgttcaGCCCCTCCCCCAGAGCGAGCCGAAACCGGCGGCGATTCCTCGACCAATAACCAGAGAAAAATCAAGTAGTCATTCCACAAAGCCTCCATTTTCCAATAATGGAGCTAAAGAAATGGTGAGGAATGTAATGGAGGATATGCCTTGTGTGTCTACAACAGGAGTTGGACCCAATGGGAAAAGAATAGAGGGATTTCTATACAGATATAGCAAAGGTGAAGAAGTGAGAATTGTGTGTGTTTGTCATGGTAGCTTTCTGTCTCCAGCTGAGTTTGTTAAACATGCCGGTGGTGGTGACACAGATCACCCTCTCAAGCATATAGTTGTTAATCCCACTTCTTTTTTGTAG